In the genome of Brienomyrus brachyistius isolate T26 chromosome 17, BBRACH_0.4, whole genome shotgun sequence, one region contains:
- the LOC125712122 gene encoding calmodulin regulator protein PCP4-like, with translation MSERQGTGASSANSKANEGQDTSKKEAPAEEFDIDLDAPETEKAAVAIQSQFRKFQKKKNEEKS, from the exons aGACAAGGCACCGGGGCATCAAGTGCCAACAGCAAAGCAAATGAAGGACAAG ATACATCTAAGAAAGAAGCCCCAGCCGAGGAATTTGACATCGACTTGGACGCCCCCGAGACGGAGAAGGCGGCTGTCGCCATTCAGTCGCAGTTCAGAAAGTTCCAGAAGAAGAAGAATGAGGAGAAATCCTAG